The genomic region CCAACCGCCCCCATGCTACTCCAGTAGACACCGTTTATTATGTATGTCAGCAATTGTACTTAGTTAAAGCTGAATATAAAGGATACAATGAACCTTTGCTCATCGTAACGAAAAAAACAACCTAGGTCCACCCGTATGCAAACTATATTTTAGGAAGGGCcaggttgggggaggggaagtATAAAACatagaataaaagaaatatttgcatgatttaataaatttaaagataaaCACAAGAGTCTTAAACCTCTAAGGTTCCCAAGAGTACGTGCCTGGCCGTGtagaactgaaaaataaatttgaagtcaaaattatttaaaatgcaattttgtaATGCCCTATGTAAAGGCATTTTTATTTCAGCAACAATCGATTTTCTTACTCCTTGTATGAACTAGCAATTTCCCTACCAGTCTTGTTGAGCATAGAAGCTCTAAACTGATTGCCAGTGTTGAAGCTTGTCTTGGCAGGAATGTTCCCTTGCTAGTAGCCATTGGGCCGTACCTCTTCCATCGAGATTCTTGTGATTgttgttataatttttgtttccatATAATTTGTCTAATTTCTGACGTTTTTCAGTCTCTTGACCTACTTCCTGAAATACCACAATGCTCGAAATCAATTCATGTGACATACCTACGTGTCAGTCATGATAATAATTTGTTCTGGTAGTTCAAATAcctatatttcttttatttaaaatatatagccTGTCACCTATAGCAAAGCAAATTATTTGGACTAGTTCCAAAACTGGGAGTTCGTTATACCTTAGAAAAGGAAtattaaagtttgatttttgtttttacatttcaGATTCTATATGCAACCTGGAATAGCTTACCAAAATGacatggaaaatatttttaaccagCCTACTTCTTATTGGAATTTGTTCAAGTAAGTgtttttaagctaaaaaatgTACTAGCACATAAGTATTTGAGTTACTGCTGCCGAGAGTCAAAGTTACTCTCGCCGTTTACCCGCGCCGTAAGCTCAAACAGTAGGAAAGATAAAGATTGCCCCATTTCTTTTTGAGTCCACGCGACTTGTCGGTCATGTATCAGTCCTAAAACTCGGTTACCCGCCTGAGACTCTAGGTAGACGGGCCTACCTAGGCCTGGAAGTCGGCTGTGAGTCCAGCCGACTTCAGTCTCCCGTTTTGCATACGAGTCCCATGGACATTGTCATTCATAAGTCAACCCAAGAATTTCGGTCATACCCATTGCAATTGCAGTGGGCTATTCCAATAAAGGTAAAGCTTATTTGAATCATCCTCACTCCTtgcctatctaccttagttctgccttAGGATGGTTGTTAggctatcaacaagtgaaatgacttCATGAGCCAAACCAAGACTGTCTATCTTGGCTTtgctccaattagccatggctctcaagtATTCCACCACCTCCACCAagctgattttaattaaaaagaatctGACTGCTTTCAAGCGCACagcaaaaataaaccaaagagAAATAGAggaattacttttaaaaattcttctAACTGAGAGACATACAATTTTACTCAAGAGAAACCACCCGGTAGAATTGtagttttccttcttttaacTGATATACGAATTTATACCGAAACTCAGCAGAACCAATCAGATTCTAAAAATCAGGAGCTATACAGCTTCCAGTTCTGACATTACAGAATAAAGTGATTGTGTGACAAAAATACGTCACAGACGtaaaccaatgaaattaaattttacttatCACAgagtaaaggaaaaaaaaattgttgtgtgTATGGGCTATGTGTGCTcagtttactttaattttttgaaaaagaatgaGGAATTCATGTATTTCCCAAGAAGAGTTGTTTTCGAGGATTCCAATGAAAAAGATTTATAATGTTAAAGAATATGACTAAACAGTGATAGGTCTTGGGGCGTCCATTGAGGGTGCCTGTGATCCCTTGTATcccctggattttgaaaaatacttcttcTTCTGTGTTTTCACTGaaataaagaggaaaaaggaCAAATTCCCCCCCACCAGATATTGAAAACCACATTTGCCCCACCCTTATTTTTGTGAAGGTTCTGCTTAAAACtataaagttatttaaaagtgtaaattttataatttagctaattaaatttaataaactaAGTGATTTGCTTTATATTCTTTTTGGGGGGCGGGGGGGATCTTGGTAGATTCTTCAGGCTGTCTCTACCGAattagtaaaaaagtaaaatatgatTTATTCTATAATATCTTCCGTTACAAACAGAAGATATTTGCTTAAAACCCATTCGTGATGGGACTAGTCAAacattcgtggtaacgaactgtaagtaaggagtgacccggctcggcagtaaccaaaactcgaaaaaacgaaaaaacatcCATAGAATtcgattttaatgctgatctcaaatatataagtttcgttaagtttagtcttaccgatcaaaagttacgagcctcaaagtagttgccttattttcgaataaagaagggaacaccccctaaaagtcatagaatcgcaaagaaaatcacaccatcagattcgtcGTATCGAAGAATCCAACTcaagaggttttaagctcctatttgcaaaaatgtggaattttgtattttttttaccagaagaaagatcacgaatgcgtgtttatttgtttttttttcccaggggtgatcgtatcgacccagtggtcctagaatatcgcgagagggctcattcgaaaagaaattaagagttctagtgctatttttatgtggaaaaaaatttggagggcaactaggccccctcccatgctcttttttccaaaatcacatgttcaaaatcttgagatagccattttgttcaacatagtcgacaaatctaagaactatgtctttgaggatgacctaATCCCCCAAAGAACCCGGGGAAAGGGCTCCAAGTtctgaactttgcccattgtttacatatagcatagGTTATTGTgaaatatacagacattttcagagggatttttatggcggagggggttacgtgtgaggatctttccattgatgaatttttcatggggaaagggAATTCTCCATAAAAAGGGGTGTCGGATATcccagcattacttaaaaaatgatcagacattaagtaaaaacacaagttttttcaactgaaagtaaggagcaatattaaaacttaaaaagaacagaaattactgcgtatTTAAGCGTGTTCCCCCTTTTCgattccttgctctttacgctaaagattttttagaattttcaaaagagctatttattctaattaaacggccctcttaaagaactggaacaaaattcgaattcaagcgttaagagcgaggttttaaaaagggggcaccccccccatatacgtaataatttctgttcgttttaagttgtaatgttactccttacttgcagatgaaaaaacctgttgttgtttttttatatgatttgaCACAGAGATCAAACAGctcgaggtaacgaactgtaaggagttatacgactcaatagtaaccgaaactataagaaaatgacccttgataataatagatacattaaaagaattgaatttcgatgcttattcaaaatatataaaattcatacagtttaatattacccatcaatgccatcaaaagttacgagcctgagaaaacttgcctaatttttgaaaaagaaggggaaacacccctaaaaaaatcaagtgatcttaatgaaaatcacaaaatgAGGTTCTGTATATTAGATAACCCTACTgtcgaggtttcaagctcctatgttcaaaaatgtggaattttgatttttttttgccagaagcaaggtcacgaatgcgtgttcatttgttgttgctttttccCAGGGACGATCATGTCGAACCATTtatcctagaagattgggatagggctcatttgatcgtgaatcaaaagttctagtgccatttttaagtgacaaaaatattggagggaaGCTAGCCCGTTACCCCCCTTTTTACTTacaaaattgtccaatcaaaatttcgagatagcaattttcttcagcatggtcgaaagatttaatagatatgtctttgaggatgactttaccccccacagcccccagggAAAGGGCTGCATGTTATGAAGTTTGCCAattgctttaagtttttttaacacagtctttcttggaattttaaaacaaagattgTTATTCTAGTTAAACAGCCATTGTATTTCAGGAATTGTaattaaagaattaggacaaatagtcaaaaccttagcgtaaagagcaagatctTGTGGAAGGGGAAACCCCATTCATATACacactaatttctgttcgtttaaggttttgatgttgctcctagctttcagttgaaaaaacttatttttcaaaatttcgttgctgatcgtttttaaataattacgGAAAATCCagctctctctccatgaaaaattccggcacttgtgtattatacgccactcactcaagtttacggtGCGTAGAATGCAAACCGGCTTCTTTGGTAGTTTTTTCGTTActctagaaacaaatttgggctatataggGCTATATAGGCCTATATTGGGCTAATGATATCTACACATGTAATAGAGTCTACTTGTCCAAATTTTGTTTGGTAAAATGTAAAGGTTTGACGAAatcacaaaaatgaaaaaaatgtggCTGGAAAGATAGTTTTCTCAGCTCAAATTCTgattaattcagtttttttagtaacacgcaatttattaaaaaaaaaaaaaaagaaagaaagacaattctatatattcattatattatattagattgattatattatattaataggTTATCAATAGGTTATTATATTATATCAGTTATCatgttatattatttatattatattttattaattataggCTATTATATAAATTTAGGTAATTTAGGTAAATAAGGCGTAGATCAGTGACTGTCACaaagaaaaggaataaaatCCATCTTCATCAGGATTAATTTTTATTCACTTCTAAGAATCTtgcagaataaaaatattttaagaactcACATTTTTCTtgtaatctaatttttttttaactttagttGCGTCAGCGATTGACTGTTTTAAATGCGTATCCATTAACGGAGACAATCCAGCCTGTGAAGATCCCTTCCACAATAATTCTACAGTTGGAATTCTTGAGTCTAACTGCATGGGAGGTAAAAAGGGCCGGGACGGGCTATTTCCTGCTAGCTCCTGTCTTAAGCTGTCAGGAGTATATGGTAAGCTCTTTCTGTTTTTATAATGTATCCACATTTTGAAGAATAGATTCTTCAGTAATGTATGAAAAATCTTAATCCGTCAAAAACCCTTCTATGGGGTTTTGTAACACATCTAACACATCTAATTGACAGTAAACACATTGACAGTAATTGACAGTAAACACATCTCAATTGAGACAGTAAAGGAAGCAAAGCATTTTTTTCTACCATAGCTTTGAGCAATATGAATCACTATTATTAGCCAAAATCTAATTAATTAATACACAATATACATAATTACCCTATAAATACCAAAAACTTGGAATGTGCCACTGATCTAACTagacattaaataataaaaacaggaggttaccccctcctctgcatatcactttttacgctaaaaaaAGTGctcttaaaaaagcttcttattcttctaattacacgacccttgtgtttcatgagtcgttcgtaaagaattgggacaaaattcaaagtttagcgtaaagagcgaggtgttgaggaggggtcaccccttcatatacgtaatagtttctgttcgttttaagttttaatgttgctccttactttcagttgaaaaaacttgtttttttatttaatttcttatttaaataattccaggaaatctggcctCTCCTCTATGGAGAAATCCCCATCAccgtggaaatatcctctagaccggggcttctttaatttttttatattcatgaccccatttatgattgtaaatttCCTGGGAACCCCATATAAATATAAGAGAAagataagtaaatattttttgatgactcgtttattaggtaacaatatacatatacatatgaaaatatataggtTTAGAATTCATttagaaatatacaaaaatctaaaactaaaaactggcACAAGAAGTTGTAAAATTGTAGTTATTATgctgtaaatttaaatgtagttgtttgttacaaaaattggtaaatattaattaaaaaaaacaacacacccaagaagtgaagttaggttaatcctaataaaacaTAACCTTCATACAACccttagtttatataataatataatttgggctgatATTTAtgcattaggggggggggggtattttacaacgcacctaacctaaccaacacCCCCCATTATTTACAAAtaagcccaaattatacaagtccaatgcattctgtcataCGTCatctgtctttgtggctatgaaaccggttttctgcgATCAAACCAAAGCGTAATTTTTGGGTGTGatttgtttaattaacaagtacccaaaaattatatatccttcttttcatcaaaattgcattatttgcaataacataaataaaacttaaatgcTTTGTCTGTGAGGACAAAGGTTCAAGTTCTGGTGTCGCTGATTTGGAAAGGTGGGGCAGTGGTATGACTGTAATATTAGCCATTGTTGACCCTGCTCTGAATGGGTACCTGGGAAATCTGGGGAAAGTAAACAGAAAGAGTGTACAAAAGCAATGGCTGGTCctcagccccccattgcacttcctggctaaaaaatcatgaaacggagatcagcactacCGGTAGGAACTGTAAGGTCCAGTGCCGTATTCTTCAccttttttaatacaaataaaagggAATTATGACTGTCCTAGTTCACTCGTGTATATTGGAGAGCAGTCGTTGAGTGGCaagtattaaattaaagtttgtgtgtatgtgtgtatatgtatgtatatgcaTATGCATATacatgtgtatgtatgtatatatgagTGTATAtgtgtatacatatatatgtatgtatatatttgtatttatatatatatatatatatatatatatatatatatatatatatatatatatatatacgtatatatatatatacgtatatatatatatatatatatatatatatatatatatatatatatatatatatatatatatatatatatataccttttttttgagccgtcctggccgagtgggttggtgcgctggattcgggatcccttgtctgagaggacacgggttcgaatcccactgtacccaattcttcagtttgggacgggggtcagtggcgtgactctgtaagcttagcaaGAGTCGACCCAgatctaaatgggtacctggagaaatctggggaaggtaaacaggaagggtgtgcgaaagcacaggatggctggcccccaaccccccgttgcacttcctggctgaagggccaagaaacggagatcagcaccgccggtacggactgtaaagtttaatgccgtatccttttttttaatagccgtcctggccgagtagccgtcctggccgagtgggttggtgcgctggattcaggatcctttgtctgagaggacgcgagTTCGAATCACGGTGTAccaaattcttcagtttgggacgggggtcagtggcgtgactctgtaagcttagccagagtcaacccagctctaaatgggtacctggagaaatctggggaaggtaaacaggaagggtgtgcgaaagcacaggatggctggcccccaacccctcattgcacttcctggctgaagggcaaagaaacggagatcagcaccgccggtacggactgcaAAGTCTAAAACCGTATCCTTTacctatatgtatatatatatatatatataaatatatatatatatatatatatatatatatatatatatatatatatatatatatatatatatatatatatatatatatcatgaaaagagaaatcaccaatgcaacagcacaaacacataaaaaaaagagacagaaggagaaaaggaagactgttttcctaaattagtgattactatagaccagcacttgaatgaggccttaaccctactcatccatacaatcacataggtcaaacagcatagccatatacaatcaaccataaagaataatccatggacaggcagtcatgtcgccaataagtataagtcgtcatttaccagacaatagaaaaaaaaataataaagacaaataattcagaggcaacaacccaacacaagggcttatcaggagaatacacttgcctatagggtttcgccactttaaattctctacccagccaagtgttgtggctactaCAGAATATCCATgacatccccgtgtcaggtatcacccccaaaatacatgcctatgaaaaaaaacaaaaaaaaacagcaaatgtaaaacaaccaagtaacaccaaaacaagcttatcctgttaatatatccctctttttagcaacaataggtaaactaaatatgataaattttaccaaatcacaaatattaacacattgcaaaaaaaaattgaatgaaataaacaattatagaattcatctttaccatgtggctatttaaaaaaaaaaaaaatccgctctattagaaacacaattcaaaataaatggcgctgcatcatcatttgtcgaacctccgaaattagttgaaaatttctttaagtatttccagataattcttttgatatttatttaaaagttcgatataatgaaaactaaattttttaaaatgccaagttaatttatttgcagaaaaatctcttgatatcaatttttggcttaagattttacatctatttttaaaatcaatataattactacaaatccttgcataacgaagtaactgtgagaaaaacgccgaatacgtgatatttgagtgtatattactttcagggaatgggaaactaatcacttcaaaatcaaaatcatccgttttattatacattttaaaacttaatttattattatcacaaatattaatatttaaatctaagaaatgatcttcatgaccagcgccatgactaggttcaagagtaagctctgatggatatatatttttagaaatatcaatgaaatccttacaatttaagaccaaaatatcatctaaatatcttttattatttgacaaaacatgttttaaattatttggattattcttatccatcatatatttatattctagttgacttaaaaacaagtcagctataaatgggctggcattcccccccccatgggaattcccacgattttcttgtacaaatcaccaccaaatcttatgtaagtattgtataaaacaaattctaataactcaaaaatcatatccaagctgtaacatctcaagttaactgtggtattaaagcaatttgtccatatagcttttttattataagtgtctatttttaagaaccttttactagataagaggaaagatttcttgataacagtttttaaattatctaacactacattaagcgataaattagtatacattgtcgcaaaatcgaaagactcaattcttttagctgaaaccattgttaaagaatctatcacctgcagtgaattattaacactccaatatggattaaaattcgaaaactttttaataccagaacaataggttttaagtttatttacaatttcctttaaaattaaagagaggtcagtagcagcaatgcgggttggacatttagctgctccagcaataaactgtggtttagggggattcttatgaaattttacagtccaatataggaaagggaactttttatcattgtcatttattttaatattaaaatttataaaaagcatttcttcagtttttttaattaaattctcatcctctaaatttacctttttgtaaacattagttgtgcataactcccttgtTAAGATATCgtaatacagcttctgacaaattatggcaaaattattattagctttatccactggcacaattacaaattcattctgtagattagcaattgcttgtttaatcttcgcattataaaataatgatttagtgttactattttttaagttagaatatattttatttcttattctattgataattaaattcttccaactttgaaaactctctttatttttattctctttcttacaccacttatcaataaataaatcaaaatcattttccaagccatcaagaacaatcgatggtttcagatgatgagaaagacggaaattagcccctttatctatatatataaaaataagttgtctgtgtgtgtgtgggtctgtcgggagacgtcatgtttgtgtgttgactgacgtcatgttttcgactgacgaaattacagaccgggacatcgggacacaaatgacgaccgggacaccggcacatagggaatataaatgacgacactcaaagagaaagtgaccgggacacaaggaatgttcgattagcaatcaccatcaacaaagcactgggacacaaatgacgaccgggacatggggagtataaatgacgaccaggacataagaaaaaaaaactaaaaaaagggtaaaaactacaaaaaaactaaaaaggaaaaaaaactaaaaaataataaaaaaactaaaaaagctaaaaaactaaaaaactaaaaaagaaaaaaaagaaaaaaagaaaaaatgaaaaataaaggagaaaaacaaaactaaaaaaacgaatgtatatacagaccgggacaccgggatacaaatgacgaccgggacacagggaatataaatgacgaccgggacacagggacacaactacaacggggacgccctggggcacagggggatatataaatgacgacagggacacagggaatgttcgattagcaatcaccatcaacaaagctcaagggcaatcattagaatcatgaggtataactaaaaaaactaaaaaaaggtaaaaaactaaaaactaaaaaaaaagacccattcaaaaacgaatgtatatacagaccgggacactgggacacaaatgacgaccgggacaccgggacacaaggaatataaatgacgcccgggacactcaaagagaaatcacagactgggacaccgggacacaaatgacgaccgggacacagggaatataaatgacgaccaggacacagggacacaactacaacggggacgccggggggcacagtgg from Artemia franciscana chromosome 5, ASM3288406v1, whole genome shotgun sequence harbors:
- the LOC136027474 gene encoding uncharacterized protein LOC136027474 isoform X1; translated protein: MTWKIFLTSLLLIGICSIASAIDCFKCVSINGDNPACEDPFHNNSTVGILESNCMGGKKGRDGLFPASSCLKLSGVYEDNGDTIVIRLCALDSGTLTTDTEIIRMSHCGSLFYDGRYVKGCLQSCDDVDGCNASYKVFIATTALLLPLLLQFI
- the LOC136027474 gene encoding uncharacterized protein LOC136027474 isoform X2 gives rise to the protein MTWKIFLTSLLLIGICSIASAIDCFKCVSINGDNPACEDPFHNNSTVGILESNCMGGKKGRDGLFPASSCLKLSGVYADTQETLIVRDCSMDSGTLTLDTELVRMSHCGSFVLEGRYVKGCLQSCDDVDGCNASYKVFIATTALLLPLLLQFI